The Streptomyces hundungensis genome contains the following window.
ATGAGGTTGCGATCGTCACTCACGCGGTCCGCGGCGGCGACAACCGGAGGAGGTGTTCCATGGGACTGGAGACACGCGTGCGAATCGTCCTCGAACTGCTGTCGAACGCTGGTGTGGTGTCGCTGCTCGGGCCGTCGGGCCTGCTGGTGCTCGCCCTGGGTGTGCTGCTCGCGAAGGGCGGCGGCGAGACGGGCGGCGAGGGCGGCGAGCAGCCGGCGACGGTTCCGTCCGGGCCGCGCACCAACCTCGTGTGCGTGGCGGCCGTGCTCGTGGTGGTGCTGCTGATCGCCGCCCGCTGACCGCACGGCCGGCCCGTGTGGCGCCCGCTCCGGATCCGGCTCAGTTCGGGTCCATGGGGCGGGCGATGGTGTTCCACAGCGAGTCGAACCACTGCTGGGTCTGCTCGACATAGCCGCGGGTGACCTCGTCGTCGTCGACCACGGTGTGCCGGAAGAGCATGCCTTCCACGCCGAGCATGTCGTAGATCTCGATCGGGGTCCGGTCGAGATCCACCGTGCGTTCGGTCACCTGGTAGTGCCCGGCCAGCACCTCGCGGCCGTTGAGGATGTAGACCTTCTGCGTCGGTGTGATCGACACCTTGCGGGCCTCGACCGTCACGTCCGGGACCAGGTCGCGGACCTTGAGCATGCGCAGTGAATGGCGCAGCGAGCCGTAGATGTGGTTGCTGGTGATCCGCAGCCGCTCGCGCGCCCTGGCGTTTCCCAGATCGCCGACCACCTGCGGCAGGGCCAGCGGAGCCTCGGCGTCCGGCAGCAGGATGCGCACCGCCACCCGGCGCGGGCCCGCGCCCTCGGCCTGCACGGTGACCAGCGGACCGGCCAGCGCCGATGCCAATGTCTCGCCATTGAGGCAGTACGCGTCGATGGTCACCTCTTCCTCGCGGAAGCACTGCGCCACCCGCTCGCCGAGGAAGATCCCGGCCGGCCGCGGTGCGTGCCGGCGCGGCCCGGGCACCTCGTCGCGCCGAGCCGGAACCCGGCCCGCGCCGGGGCGGGCCACCGTGGGCGGGGTGCCCTGCTGGGCCCGCCTGATCAGGCCTTCGCGCTCCAGGAGTTCGACCGCGCCGCGGACCGCGCCGCGCGGCACCGAGAAGCGCTCGCTGAGCTGCGCCTGGGTCGGGATGTGTTCACCGACCCGCAGCTCCCCGCCGGAGATGAGGGCCCGCAGGCCGTCGGCGACCACATCCCGCGGACGACGCCGTCCATCGGTCGAAGCGCTGATTCCAGGCACGGCCCCAGACTACAACGCCCTGCCATTGACGGCGAGTTGTCTGTCATGAACGGTCCGTGCCTGCCAATGCACTGTCGTGCGGCCCGAGTTGGGGTCTTCTGATACCGGAACGTACGCCCCGGCACCGTCAACTACGCCGGGTTCAGGGCGATCACGCAGAACGCACCGCCCTGCGGGTCGCGCAGCACGGCGAAGCGGCCCGGTGGGATGGTGGTCGGAGGGACGTGGATCTCGCCGCCCAGCGCGCGGGCCTTCGCCGCGGTGGCGTCACAGTCCTCGACCCGGACGTACACCATCCACCGCGGCGGCGCCTCGGGCGGGAAGTCGTCGGTCATCCGCATCATGCCGCCGAAGCTCTCGCCCTCCAGCTGCCATTCGGTGTACTCGGAGGTGCCGTAGGGCTCGGCGTCGCCGCCCCAGCCGAAGACCGCCCGGTAGAACGTCTTCGCCCGGTCGGGGTCCCGG
Protein-coding sequences here:
- a CDS encoding GntR family transcriptional regulator, coding for MPGISASTDGRRRPRDVVADGLRALISGGELRVGEHIPTQAQLSERFSVPRGAVRGAVELLEREGLIRRAQQGTPPTVARPGAGRVPARRDEVPGPRRHAPRPAGIFLGERVAQCFREEEVTIDAYCLNGETLASALAGPLVTVQAEGAGPRRVAVRILLPDAEAPLALPQVVGDLGNARARERLRITSNHIYGSLRHSLRMLKVRDLVPDVTVEARKVSITPTQKVYILNGREVLAGHYQVTERTVDLDRTPIEIYDMLGVEGMLFRHTVVDDDEVTRGYVEQTQQWFDSLWNTIARPMDPN